The nucleotide window TATCTTCACTTAAAGTTAGTCCGTACCATTTTGCAAAATCTTTCACATCTGCTATAGCTCTTCCGTTTAATAATAAAACAGGATTTGCCATATATTTAACTTCACCTTTATATGTTACGTTTACAACATTTGGAACAAGTCTTACGGTCGGGTCTTTTATCACATTTGGTTCAGCCCCGTCCTGTCTTTCCTTTATCGGTTTAAATTCAGGAACATTTTCGGTAAGTTTTATATAGTCGATATAAAATTCACCGCTTGTTGAACTTCCGTAAGCCTGAAGAACAATCTGGTCAACTCCGTCGCCTGTAAATTCGTTATACCAGGTTTGTGAGTATGCCATAACTCTGTTATTTTCTTTATCATGCCATACATTTGTTGCTCTTTTTATATCAAGAGTTGCAGAACCTAATTTTTCATTTTCCAGTATAACGCCTGTTTCTTTATTTACAGGGTCAATTCTTACTTTTACAGTAAACCACTGATTAGCATAATCTGCACCTTTATTGAAAACATTGTTTCCGCCTGAGTTTACAAAACAAAGTGTGTCGGCTGCTCCTGAGAATTTAATAAGCCTGAATGCATTTGCCCCGCCGCCCTTAAAGTCCATAATGAAACCGAAACCTGCTGTAGTGGTTGGGCAGAATTTCATTCTTAACTCCATTGTAACAGGTTTACCTGTTTTAGGAACCGAAAGGGTAATTGATGGTGCACCTGTTGTATCATGATAATACAAGCAGTTTTTTCCTTTCTGATCAGGAGTATCGTAAGCTACAATTGTTATAGGGTCATTTGCTGTATCTTTTACTGTCACACTTGTTGGTTTTGAGCCTTCGGCATATGAAGTAAAATCTTCAAAGAATATATCGTCTTTTGTTTTAACTATACCTTTTTTGGCGCCTTCTTCAGGTCTTGGTTCTCTTATAGCATATGCAAAGCCTGTAACCGAGAGGGCAAGTAATAAAGATACTATTAAAAGCAAACTAATTATTTTTTTCATTTTTCTTTCCCTCCTTATTTAATAACAAAGATTGCTCTTGGAAGGTGATATACATAGTTATAAGTATGAACTACAACTTTTGTTAAGTCTGCACCTGCTTCAGTATATGTTACAATATCATTTATACCGCCTGCATAGACCATATTATCGCCTTTTTTAGATGAATCATAAACTGTTATAGGAAGTCTGTCATTAAAGTTTAAAGAACGGTAACCCGCTACAGTTCCCCCTGACACACCGTTGTAAACATTTTCTATATCGGAAATCTTGTATTTTACAAGTGTTCCGTTGTCATCTACAGGAATTCCGTCATAGGAAACTACATACTGCATACCTTCATTATTTGCTTTATACGGATAAACCAAAGTTGCAAACTGGCTTCTGTTGGTTGTATTATCATTTTTATATGCAATGTTATTATATACTTTATCGGTTGATACTAAATATCTTATCTGGAAGGATTCGATTGAATTATCGTAACTGCTTATTGCAAGATACAAAATATCCCCCGGTTTTAAATCTTTTGCTTTAACTGATATTTCACCGGTACTTGTAAGGTCAGGGTCGCAAAGGAAAGTTTCTGCAATATTATTTGTAAGTGCATATAATTTAACTTTTGGCTGACCTTCTTCGTCAACTGTGCTGGTTACTTTTTTAACCATTGTCATAAATCCTGAACTTGCAGTCTGATATGCACCGATACCTACTGACGGATGAATAAATAAGTCAGGCAATGTGCTTTCTTTATCTATATAATAAGCAAACATTGTGTGACGGTTTGCATCAACATTATATTTTAAACCATTTGAAAATACATTTCCTGAAACGGTTACACCGTAACTGTCATCATTTGCAGAAATAGGATATAAGAATACAGGTGTCACAGCATCAAATGCTATTCTTGAGCCTATCATACGAATCTGACCTGTTACAACGCAGGTTGCGTTATCTTCTGATTTCTGGATAAATAAAACATCGTCAGGCTGCATTGTATTTTTTGTAGCCTGTGCACCCAGACTGTTTAAAACTGTATCAATCATATTGATTTTGCCGTCAGAGTTTAAGCGGTATCTTACCATTGTGTTATATCTTTTGCTTCCCTGCGGTCTTGATTCGGTTTTCTTTGATGCACTTTCTAAAATTGCTTTAACAGCTGTTATATCACTTTCGTAATCAAGTTTATAATACGGACTTCTGCCATCAACCTTAAGATTTTTTGCAGGATAAAATTCCTTCATTGTGCCATCTTCAGTTAATATAACAAATCGAGCATAAGATATATCGCCTTTAGGGTCAATTATTGTTTTTACCATACCCCATTTTTCGCTTGAAGATTGTGCTTTTTCGATTAAGGTTATTTTACCGAATTTGTTTACAAGGGCTCTGACCTGTCTTCCCATAAGGGTAGAATCAAAATATTTAGCACCATAAACTGTTAAGTCATATAAGCTACCGTCAATTTCAACAGTTTTTGTAACACCATCATCATTAAGAGTCATAAGTGTACCTGTTACTGTGTTTTCAGAAACATAGGCTCTTATATATCCCTGATATGCATCAGGTTTTGATTTATAGATAGCAACAGTTGCTCCTTCTTTTATTTTACCAAAAGTGATTTCTTCGCCCTGTTCATTATAGATAATGGTATATGGGTCATTTACTGTGTTATCAAGAACTTCTTTTTTAGAAGGATTCTTTTTATCATAAATAGTACTGGTGTCACTTGCTTTTTTACCTACTACGATTTCTTCGTAAGCATCTATATATACTACATCGGCAATACCATCTGCATCATTATCTAATAGCCTTACTTTACCGTCTAACTTGTTGCCGCCTAAATCGTTAAGTATTGCCATATTAAAAGCAGATTTTGTAGAAACGCCGTTATAGATTATAGCTGCGCCTCTTTCATATTTTAACTCTACTGCTTTTCCTTTTTCATTTGTATATCTTACTTTATAGTCAGAAATTGATGTAATATCTATTATATCTACTTCTTCAATTGAATTTCTTCCCCACTGCTCACAGATGAATTTAAGAACATTTTTTGTTTCTCCTTCTACATAGTAAGCATTAACATTATATCCTAACAAATCATTTGGCATAAGTTTACCGATATCGATATTAACTCCGCCTACTGAAATTGAATAAGGATTTAAATCATTAGGGCCAACAAGAGCTGATAAGTCAATTTCGTCAACAACGCCTGTAACTTTTCTTGCTTTAAAGCTTTGATACATTAAAGGTTCGCCTTCAACAAGGCTAACGCTTGTTCCGTCTTTTGAATAGTACTCTTGTCCTAAAATATTGGTATTTAATGCATTGAATATTAAGTTTATTGCTATTTCATCAGTAACAACTGTTTCAGTTGCAATGTTTATATTCTTTAAAAGTCCGATATTTGATGCGGTAAAGAAATATCCTCCGGGATATCCGTTATTTGCTTCTGCCACATCGGTATATCCTAACAGTCTTATCATATATACTATTGCTTCCATAAAGGTAACAGTATCTTCAGGTTTAAAAGAACCGTCCGAATATCCAAGTGACAAACCTTTTTCTTTTGCCATTTTTATATATGGAAAATAGATGTGGTCACTCGGTACATCAGAAAATGAATATCCATCCGTAACACTTCCAACAAAATCGCCAAGTCCCGCCGCTTTTATTATCATTGCTGTAAATTCGGCTCTTGTTAATTCTCTTTTTGAAACAGTAAATTCTTCGTCAATAATTTTAAACGCTCTTAAAACGCCTTCCATTTCAGCAAAACTATCAGGAGTTTCATAACCTGCACCATAGGTTAAGGCAAATGGGAAACTACTTAAAATTAAAGTAAATACAATTACTAAAGATAATATTTTTTTCATATTCTCATTCCCTCCTATTCCTTAATAAGTTCATATACAATTTTTGCACATTCGGCTCTTGTTACAGAACGTTTTGGTTCAAAATTGCCATTTCCTGTTCCGTATAGGACACCTAAGTTTTTAAGTGTATATACTGCGTCTTTTGCGTAAGAAGAAATTTCACTGTCATCATTAAAGATTTCTTCCGATGCTTCATTTTTATTTAATACTCTTGCTATCATTACTGCTATATCCTGTCTTGAAAGTTCAACACTAACACCAAATACTCCATCGCCAATGCCATTTATAATACCGTTCTGGGCTGCGATTTTTACATATTCATAGTACCATTCGGTATCAGATACATCAGTAAATAATTTATCTTCATCTTTAGCCTGTAAGTTAAATGCTAAAACTAAGATTTTTGCAAATTCTTCTCTTTTTATAGAACGGTTTGGCTCAAAGTTGCCGTTATCCATTCCTTTTAATATGCCTTTTTCATTTAAATATTTTGTTGGTTGATAAGCCCAGTGGTCAGTTTCAACATCACCAAAATATTTACCTTGTTCTGTTTTTAAATCGTCTATATGTAATGCTCCCTGACCTGTTACGCCTGTCCCTTGTGCAGGGGTTATAACAGGGCTTGATGGTCTTGCAGTTCCGCCGCCAACTCCGCCAACTGGTGGAGGAGGAAGTATCACTGCATTTAAGTAGGCAATTGATAAATTATTAAGTTCAGTACTTAAAATACCTATACTTGCAAATGGACCTTTATTTACAAGCTCTGAAACAAGGTTAGCTTTATCCAAAACATTATTGTAATTTGACATATCAAGTGTTAAATATGCACCGTATGTATCAATTATATCTTGTGTTCCCGAAGGATTTTCAGGATAGTTTATAGATGTAAATAATATCGCTCTTCTTATACGGTCATCTAAATCGGATACATTTGTAATCTTTGCATTTGATATTGCACCGTTTACAACTGCATCTGAAACTACCTGATGTGATGCAGGGTTAATTTTTGATAATAAAGTTGTAAGGAATGCAGAATCAGAGAATGCAAATGTCAAAATAAGGTCTGAAACCGAAATTGAAGTACCATTATTTAATTTTGCTATAATAACTGATTTATTATATGCTTCAACAAATTTAGTAACATCATCATCATTTGATACTGTTGGTTTTACACTGTACGCTTCTTTTATAAGACCATATAAAGTTTCTATAACATCTTCTTCTTTTAAAGTATCAAAGCAAGATGTATCTATACCAAGAATTAAATCTGTTATATTGTTATCATCCTTCATACCAAGCTGAAGTTTAATATTTGCAACTGCAGTTTCTTTATCCTGGTCTTTATAGATTTCTTCATATACTTTTTCAATTTCTATTTTCTTTTGTGAAAAAGATGCATGTAAGAATGATTCACTTAGAGTTTGTGCATCAAGGTATGCAACATAATTTCCAGCAACATCAGGGAATGTTACACTCTTTTCCCAGATACCATCGCTATTCGCTTTTGCCATATCAATTACTGCTGCATTAACATTTAGTTCTGCTATGCTAAATTGAGAAAGTGTTTTATTTGGATGTGCCACAAAGAATGTTACATATTGGTTTGGTGTGCCTTTACCGTAAACTATAACATTGCCCGGCTTTGAATCGTCTGCCGTAAGTACAATCGATTTATCAGTATCTGAAATTACAGGTGTGTGAGCATATTCTCCCCCAAATACCACTTTTTCATATACTGCTTTTTTGTTATTTGTATCAGTTGTATCATAGATATATGCTTCTACAGTTACACCATTTATATCGTTTGGTAATGTAACAGTTGCACAAAGCTCATCATTATATGAGCCTGTTGCATATTCTTTAGTTACAGAATTTACTGAACTTCCTACTAAAACTCCGTCTTTTTTAGTAAGAGTTACAAATGTTAATTTTTTCTTATTTACATTTAAATTGTTAAAATCTAGTTTTAACTCAACTGTTGTGTTATTTTTTGTAAGAGTTGCATTTTTAACTTCGACCTCAGCAGTTTCGGAAACACCCATTTCTTCATAAGTTTTATGGTTAAATTTATATACCTTAGTCGTTACGCCGTCCTGTGCAGTTACTTTAATTTTTGTTACATTATCTTCAGTTGTTACAACTGCATTTGCATGGCTGTTATTTAAGATATATTTAAATGAAGGTGTTTGCCCTTCTTTAACCCCAATATTATATTCATATTTGGTTTCAGAAAAGTTATCAAGCACTAATGCATCTTTAATTTCTACTGATTTTAATGTTGCAACAGAACTTTTTACTACAGGATAGTAATCTATTACAGCACCTGATGTTGATAAATTTGTCTGAATAACAGCAATCAAATCATCCACATTATCATCAGGAACATCAAGTGTAAAGGTAAGTACTTTTTTCCCCTGTGCAAGTTTTGTTCTTACAAAATCGGAAACATCAAATACCAATGTCCCGTTAGTTGCAAGAGCTGATGCACTAACAGTATCAATAACTTCGGCTCCTACAGGATTAGAAATACCGTTTAAAGTATTATTAAAAGTTGCTGTTGTTCCTGTCCATGTATCATTTAAAGTAGTAAGTTCTCTTAACTGCACTTTTCCTGCATAGTTACGTTTGTTATAGAATTTAACAGTTAATGTAAATTTACCGTTTGTATCACCTGTTACAGAAGATAAATCAAATCGGATTAAAGGTAAAGATGTCCATGAACTTGTGCTTATACCTGTACTGTTTTTGTTAAGCGGAAACCACGAAGTAGTTGTCCACGCAGAATCACCGCTTGACGGATTAACCTTAGTGATTGCTGAAACCGGCTGTGAAAATCCTTTATCAACACTTACTTCATAAGGTTCACGGAAAGTGAATTTATATGTATTTTCAGTGTGCCCGTCCGTTACTTTTACTAAAGTGTAGTCACCTAAATAGTCTGCTGACTTTAACACTTGATAACTTGCTGTGTTATCATTAAGTGTGTAATTAAGTTGTGGTAACAAGGCTTCTTTATCATCTACTATAATATCATAGGTATATGTGCCCGATGTTAAAGATGGGATTAAAGTTGCTCCCGTTACCGTTACACTTTTTAGTTCTGCATCTGTTACATCTGCTGATACACTCATTGGTATCATAGATAACATAAATGCAAAAACTAAAATAAGTGATAGGTATTTTTTCATTTTTTTAGCTCCTTTCAATTAATTAGGAATTAGGATTTAGGAATGAGGAATGAATGTACGCAAAACATACCATTCGGTGTTTTGCGGTTTTTAAGGTTCATTTTTTATTAAATTCAAAAACGCACTACGCGTTTTTACCTTTATTCCTGATTCCTCTTTCCTCATTCCTAATTAAAAACAATCCGGATTGTTTTACATAGCGTCATATCTTTTTTGTGCTGCGTTTTGTGCTTTTAATACTTCGTCAGCACCTGCTGCTTTCATATCAGCTAAGAATTTATCCCATGAAGGCTCGCTGCCTTTTTTAGATAAAATATATTTTGCGGCAAATTCTTCGCCGATTTTTCTTAAGTTTAGGTCATATTTTTCTACGATTTTTGCTTCTTCTTCTGTATATGTAAGAAGTGGTTGTTGAGGTAAGAAACCATCAGTTTTTGCGTTCATTATGTCCTGAGCTTCCTGTTCTTTTTCGGTATAATTAAAGTAAACGCATCTTTTATCGTATCTTCTTGCAAGAACTGATACAAATAATCCGTATTTTGCTTCCAAGTCTGTAATACCGATTGCTTTACCTTCTTCAAAGCCTAAATATTCTGCTTTTGTTTTATCTTCGTTCCAGTTAAATGTTACGCCCTCGATACCGCATGTTGTAAGTTCGGCACCGCCTTCAGATAGAAGATAGTCTAATATTTTAAATGATAATTTTTTATTTTCATTATTGGTTACCATTATTGCTCCGCCTACAGGAGAGATTGTTATAACTTTCTGAGTCGGGCCTACAGGATTACCATATCTTAAGTCATATTCAGGGACAGTCTGAGCAGTTTGTTCTTTTAGTTGATCAAGTCTTCCTATCCAGTCATAAGTTACGAATGCTTTGTCTGCCTGTGTCATTTTTGCAGTCCATGACGGTTGAGTTGATGTTATAAATTCTTCATCAAGTAATTTTTCATCGTATAATTTTTTCATATAGTCAAGGAATTCTTTAAATTCAGGTCTCATTGAAGAATAATTCCAAATGCCTGTTTTTTCATCGTAGCTCATACCAGGCCACTGCTGAACACCCCAACTTGCTCCAAGTTGATTTAAAATGGTTATGCCTGATTTTGTTACAAGCGGTGCTGAAGATGGATATAATTCTTTTAACTGTTTTAAAACCTGATAAAATTCTTCAGGGTTGTTCCACATTTTTATTCCGTGCTTATCAAATATATCTTTTCTGTATAACATACCATGGTTTACATCACGGTTAACTCCGTAAGATGGAATCTGATATAATTTACCGTCAGACGCTCTCCATGCTTTGTTTACTGTTTCAGTACCCATTTCTTTGGCATTATCAATGAATATGTATTTGAAGTTTGGCATTTCATCTAAGTGGTCATCAACTGCAGCGAATGCTCCCTGAACACCATAATCATTGATTTCCTGCATTGTAAATCCGCCTTTAAATATATCAGGCATTTCATCAATACCGCCTGCCATTAAGATTTTTGATTTTTCTTTAAGGCTTGCTGTCGGGATAGCAACGATTTCTATACTAGCCCCTGTTCTTCTTGAAAGTTCTTTTACGATTACAGAATCGGTAAGCCCAACATTAGAGGAATCTACCATTATTGAAATTTTTGTACCTTTCTTATCAAAAGGAAGTTTTAAGCCACCTGCTTTTTCTTCAAAGAGTTTAATTTCTTCTTTGGTCATCTTTGCAACATCGGCTCCGCCATCGTTTTTAGCACAACCTGCCATCAAAGATGTAGCCATAACTAAACTTAATGCTAATGCTAATAATTTTTTCATTTTTCTCATTTCCTTTCTTTTCTCTTTTTTATGATATATCTACTGTTATTTTACCGCAAGGTGTAAATTTTCCCTTTAAGGCATCTATTATATATTTATCGCAATCTGCCCCGTAAGGTGTTGTTATAATTCTTTTTGCTCCCTTAAACTTTGAAAGTTCATAAGGATTGCCTACATGTATTATGGCAGCAGTTTTATTAAGGTTTGCCTGAATTAAACTTTCTGCTCTTTTTGTTATATTATCGCTTCCTAAATAACTTGAAGTTTTGCAGAATATGTAAAAAATCACCTCGTCAGATTTTGAAATTTTATCACATACACTTTCAATTTCTATCTGGTTTGGAAACTCATTTATTAAAACAACCTCGGAACCAGGGAACGCTTTTAAAAACTCTTCTTTCTTTTTTAACACGTTTTCTTTTGAGTAAAGATAAGATGCTTCAAGTTCACGGCTCATTCCCATATCTTCATATGAGTTTTCGTGGAATAAAACAAATAATTTTTTTGTATCAAAGTCAAGCTGAGGTGTTATCCCATCTTCATTTTTAATAAAGGAAATACTTTTCATTTTAGCCTGTTCCACTATATTTTCAAGTTCCTCAGGAACTTCTTTAGATGTTGCACTCTTAAGAGTTCTTTTTTGTGCTTTTATTACATGCCTTACCGCATCGTCAAGTCTTTCATCTGTTATGATACCTTTTTTATAAGCTTCTAAAAGATACTCAAAACTTTCTTTAAAACTTAACCTGTAATTAGGCAGAACCATATCATTACCTGCTTTTATGGCAAGTCCCAAACATTCTTTTTCGCCATAGTTCTGAACAATTGCCATCATTGCAAGTGAGTCGGTCATGATAACTTCGTCAAACCCTTCATCTCTTATTAAGTCGATTACTTTTTTAGATAAAGATGCCACATACTCGTTATCTACCTTCTCAAACAGGCAATGCCCTGTCATAATACCCGATAAGTCAACTTTTTTCATTGCATTTGTGTACGGTACGATATCTTTTTTTATAAGTTCCTCTTTAGTAAGGTGCGAAACCCCTATTTGCATATGCATATCGCACTTAATATCACTTCCGCCGGGGAAATGCTTTGCGGTTACAATCATACCCTCGTCCTGAAAACCGCGTATCATTTCGGTTGAAAAATCAGAAAGATAGGAAATATCATCTCCGAAACAGCGGGATATTTTACAAACTGAATCTTTGACAGGTAAATCTACCACAGGTCCCCATGCGACATTGACTCCTTCTTTTTTTGCTTCAATTGCTGTAACTCTTCCTAAGTTATATGCAAATTCAAGTTCTCCTGACGACGCAATTCCCATAGGAACGGGAAATCTGAATTTACCGCCCGGATATCCGTTTTCCATATCGGCACATATAAGTATCGGATAGTCGGCATTTTTTTTCACTTCTTCGATAAATTCTTTATATCCTTCTCCGAAACACATCTGAATACCGCCGACGGCCCTCTTTTTTACCATTTCAAGTATATAATTTTTGTCTTCTTCATCAACATAAGCTCTTGCAACTATAAGATGTCCAATCTTTTGTTCAAGAGTCATATTTTCAAGTTTTAATTCCTGCATAAATACACTCTCCCAATTTTGCTTATTTTAATTGTAGCATATACAAATTCAAGGCATCATAAAAAATATAAATACATGTAAAATTTTCGAACATTCATTTATGTTTTTTTAGTTGACAAATTGCTTAATATATATTAAGGTATAAAAAAAGAGGTGAATTTTATGAACAAAAAGAACTTCGACATAATAGCAGGAAAAGAGATAAATGTTATAAAGCCTTCATATACAGGCTGGCAGAACTGGATAAATGAAAGAGAACCCCATAATTATGGGCATTTAGACTTTATCACTTCAGGACAAATTAAAATTACAATAGATGATAAGACATACACTGTAGGAAAAAATCAGATACTTGCTATTCCTAAGAACAAGTATTACTATTCTAAAGTGTGGGGAGATTATTCGTATTTTTCTTTTATTTTTGATTATGAAACAGGCAGTAAAGATACTGATTTCCCGTTCCCCGTTTGTTTTGAAACGGAAAATATTCAGTATTTTTTAGACAAATACAAAAGTGCGTACAATCTTAACATTATAAAACCATACGGCTACAAGATTAAAACAAGAGAGATTTTTTATGATGTTTTAAATAAAATATGTGAAGAAAATTATAATAAAACGTTTTTTAACAGCGGCTGTTATTCAATCAGAAAAAGCATTGAATTTATAGATAAAAATTATACTAATCCTGACCTTACATTGCAACAGGTTGCTGATATATCAAGTATTACAGACACTCATTTTCGAAGAATTTTCAAAAGTTTTTACGGAATGACTCCTGTAACATACATCAATAAATTACGTTTAAGCAAAGCCAAAACTTTACTTGCCAACACTAATTTATCAATTGAGCAAATTTCATTAAAATGCGGATTTAACGAATACTCATATTTTACAAGACTTTTCAAAAAACAATTCGGGCAGACTCCAACAAATTATCGTGAAGAAAACAAAAAAATATAAAAAATTAACATCCAATAGACGCAAAAAGACCACACCCATAAGCAGATGCGTTAGTATCCGAACTCGTTTCTTGTCGGATTTTTTCGCCACTGCATCGTTAAAATACTCGCAAATATGTTAATATTCGCTGTGTTTTTGCCTTGCATTGCCTGAAAAAATCCAGACAATAAATTCAAGGAACCATAAACCTTTAAAATTCGAGATTTTTTTAGGCGGAAGATTTCGATAATACGAGGTATATCAAAATCGACAACGACAAAAAAGCCGGATTTTAAAGGTTTTGGCGGGTTCGGATATTAACGCATCTGCTTAAGCGTCCATTATGGCGATATAAATAGTCAAAACCCCATCTAACCTTTTGGTTAAATGGGGTTTTTGATTTTAAATATATATTTCTTTATCTTCTTTTAAAGATTTTTCAATCGCATTTAAAAGATATACTGATTTGGTAAGTTCGTCAAGAGTTAAAGGCATTTTTTTCGTTTTAATCATTTCAACAAATTTCCTTAAACCAAGTTCATAAGTAAGTACTGTTCCATGAATATCTTTGGTTACAATATCCTTATCCCCATAAACTGTTATATGACGTTTAGGGCATTTTTCGTTAAAGGAAGCATTTACAAGTTTATCTTCATATTTAAATATAACCGATGTATTACCCGGTGCAACTGATTTTGCAGTTACGCTTTTAACATCATATCCGAAAACTGCAAGCATTATTTCAACTAAATGCGGACCATAGAAGAATATTCCGTCATAAACATTTTCGGTATTTGCAGGAAAGTTTAACGTTCCACCTGTTATATTGCCAAGTGCCCCTGTGTTTAT belongs to Oscillospiraceae bacterium and includes:
- a CDS encoding Gfo/Idh/MocA family oxidoreductase gives rise to the protein MIRIGAIGTQSTHTSNFIRICNLDKAFGDEVRITALCGNDDTKEHLEETAKKGGITEIYENPEDMIGKVDAVMILHRYGDMHVDAFLKFADAKIPVFMDKPVCKSVENIKILKELCEKNNILITGGSTVKYHYAIEGLKDIINTGALGNITGGTLNFPANTENVYDGIFFYGPHLVEIMLAVFGYDVKSVTAKSVAPGNTSVIFKYEDKLVNASFNEKCPKRHITVYGDKDIVTKDIHGTVLTYELGLRKFVEMIKTKKMPLTLDELTKSVYLLNAIEKSLKEDKEIYI
- a CDS encoding extracellular solute-binding protein: MRKMKKLLALALSLVMATSLMAGCAKNDGGADVAKMTKEEIKLFEEKAGGLKLPFDKKGTKISIMVDSSNVGLTDSVIVKELSRRTGASIEIVAIPTASLKEKSKILMAGGIDEMPDIFKGGFTMQEINDYGVQGAFAAVDDHLDEMPNFKYIFIDNAKEMGTETVNKAWRASDGKLYQIPSYGVNRDVNHGMLYRKDIFDKHGIKMWNNPEEFYQVLKQLKELYPSSAPLVTKSGITILNQLGASWGVQQWPGMSYDEKTGIWNYSSMRPEFKEFLDYMKKLYDEKLLDEEFITSTQPSWTAKMTQADKAFVTYDWIGRLDQLKEQTAQTVPEYDLRYGNPVGPTQKVITISPVGGAIMVTNNENKKLSFKILDYLLSEGGAELTTCGIEGVTFNWNEDKTKAEYLGFEEGKAIGITDLEAKYGLFVSVLARRYDKRCVYFNYTEKEQEAQDIMNAKTDGFLPQQPLLTYTEEEAKIVEKYDLNLRKIGEEFAAKYILSKKGSEPSWDKFLADMKAAGADEVLKAQNAAQKRYDAM
- a CDS encoding helix-turn-helix transcriptional regulator, with translation MNKKNFDIIAGKEINVIKPSYTGWQNWINEREPHNYGHLDFITSGQIKITIDDKTYTVGKNQILAIPKNKYYYSKVWGDYSYFSFIFDYETGSKDTDFPFPVCFETENIQYFLDKYKSAYNLNIIKPYGYKIKTREIFYDVLNKICEENYNKTFFNSGCYSIRKSIEFIDKNYTNPDLTLQQVADISSITDTHFRRIFKSFYGMTPVTYINKLRLSKAKTLLANTNLSIEQISLKCGFNEYSYFTRLFKKQFGQTPTNYREENKKI
- a CDS encoding S-layer homology domain-containing protein; its protein translation is MKKYLSLILVFAFMLSMIPMSVSADVTDAELKSVTVTGATLIPSLTSGTYTYDIIVDDKEALLPQLNYTLNDNTASYQVLKSADYLGDYTLVKVTDGHTENTYKFTFREPYEVSVDKGFSQPVSAITKVNPSSGDSAWTTTSWFPLNKNSTGISTSSWTSLPLIRFDLSSVTGDTNGKFTLTVKFYNKRNYAGKVQLRELTTLNDTWTGTTATFNNTLNGISNPVGAEVIDTVSASALATNGTLVFDVSDFVRTKLAQGKKVLTFTLDVPDDNVDDLIAVIQTNLSTSGAVIDYYPVVKSSVATLKSVEIKDALVLDNFSETKYEYNIGVKEGQTPSFKYILNNSHANAVVTTEDNVTKIKVTAQDGVTTKVYKFNHKTYEEMGVSETAEVEVKNATLTKNNTTVELKLDFNNLNVNKKKLTFVTLTKKDGVLVGSSVNSVTKEYATGSYNDELCATVTLPNDINGVTVEAYIYDTTDTNNKKAVYEKVVFGGEYAHTPVISDTDKSIVLTADDSKPGNVIVYGKGTPNQYVTFFVAHPNKTLSQFSIAELNVNAAVIDMAKANSDGIWEKSVTFPDVAGNYVAYLDAQTLSESFLHASFSQKKIEIEKVYEEIYKDQDKETAVANIKLQLGMKDDNNITDLILGIDTSCFDTLKEEDVIETLYGLIKEAYSVKPTVSNDDDVTKFVEAYNKSVIIAKLNNGTSISVSDLILTFAFSDSAFLTTLLSKINPASHQVVSDAVVNGAISNAKITNVSDLDDRIRRAILFTSINYPENPSGTQDIIDTYGAYLTLDMSNYNNVLDKANLVSELVNKGPFASIGILSTELNNLSIAYLNAVILPPPPVGGVGGGTARPSSPVITPAQGTGVTGQGALHIDDLKTEQGKYFGDVETDHWAYQPTKYLNEKGILKGMDNGNFEPNRSIKREEFAKILVLAFNLQAKDEDKLFTDVSDTEWYYEYVKIAAQNGIINGIGDGVFGVSVELSRQDIAVMIARVLNKNEASEEIFNDDSEISSYAKDAVYTLKNLGVLYGTGNGNFEPKRSVTRAECAKIVYELIKE
- a CDS encoding S-layer homology domain-containing protein gives rise to the protein MKKILSLVIVFTLILSSFPFALTYGAGYETPDSFAEMEGVLRAFKIIDEEFTVSKRELTRAEFTAMIIKAAGLGDFVGSVTDGYSFSDVPSDHIYFPYIKMAKEKGLSLGYSDGSFKPEDTVTFMEAIVYMIRLLGYTDVAEANNGYPGGYFFTASNIGLLKNINIATETVVTDEIAINLIFNALNTNILGQEYYSKDGTSVSLVEGEPLMYQSFKARKVTGVVDEIDLSALVGPNDLNPYSISVGGVNIDIGKLMPNDLLGYNVNAYYVEGETKNVLKFICEQWGRNSIEEVDIIDITSISDYKVRYTNEKGKAVELKYERGAAIIYNGVSTKSAFNMAILNDLGGNKLDGKVRLLDNDADGIADVVYIDAYEEIVVGKKASDTSTIYDKKNPSKKEVLDNTVNDPYTIIYNEQGEEITFGKIKEGATVAIYKSKPDAYQGYIRAYVSENTVTGTLMTLNDDGVTKTVEIDGSLYDLTVYGAKYFDSTLMGRQVRALVNKFGKITLIEKAQSSSEKWGMVKTIIDPKGDISYARFVILTEDGTMKEFYPAKNLKVDGRSPYYKLDYESDITAVKAILESASKKTESRPQGSKRYNTMVRYRLNSDGKINMIDTVLNSLGAQATKNTMQPDDVLFIQKSEDNATCVVTGQIRMIGSRIAFDAVTPVFLYPISANDDSYGVTVSGNVFSNGLKYNVDANRHTMFAYYIDKESTLPDLFIHPSVGIGAYQTASSGFMTMVKKVTSTVDEEGQPKVKLYALTNNIAETFLCDPDLTSTGEISVKAKDLKPGDILYLAISSYDNSIESFQIRYLVSTDKVYNNIAYKNDNTTNRSQFATLVYPYKANNEGMQYVVSYDGIPVDDNGTLVKYKISDIENVYNGVSGGTVAGYRSLNFNDRLPITVYDSSKKGDNMVYAGGINDIVTYTEAGADLTKVVVHTYNYVYHLPRAIFVIK